In Halogeometricum sp. S1BR25-6, a single genomic region encodes these proteins:
- a CDS encoding CRISPR-associated protein Cas4 produces the protein MSRPSTPFSHLARAAYCPRQLYYAEKYDDHAPPPEVEAVRELAFRYDESLAADDAELAGLPLAVDPETYRANLERLTERDDWAALADPTGREVFLRGRDCHGIAHKVLDGDPPTPTLVSPGDPPERGVWKPQRVRAVAVAKALAWEREREIPRALVEYPAHGVVRTVRVTTRNAGAYRRTLWTVRRTEGVPPRVRDSTKCAACEYRTTCGTKTRSLKTLLGL, from the coding sequence GTGTCACGACCCTCGACGCCGTTCTCGCACCTCGCGCGGGCGGCCTACTGCCCCCGGCAACTGTACTACGCCGAGAAGTACGACGACCACGCGCCGCCGCCCGAGGTCGAAGCGGTTCGGGAACTCGCGTTCAGGTACGACGAGTCGCTGGCGGCCGACGACGCCGAACTCGCCGGACTTCCCCTCGCGGTCGACCCCGAGACGTACCGCGCGAACCTCGAACGCCTGACCGAACGCGACGACTGGGCGGCGTTGGCCGACCCCACGGGTCGCGAGGTGTTTCTTCGGGGGCGCGACTGCCACGGAATCGCGCACAAGGTGCTCGACGGCGACCCGCCGACGCCGACGCTCGTCTCCCCCGGCGACCCGCCCGAACGCGGCGTCTGGAAACCCCAGCGCGTCCGCGCCGTCGCCGTCGCCAAGGCGTTGGCGTGGGAGCGCGAGCGGGAGATTCCGCGCGCGCTGGTGGAGTATCCGGCGCACGGCGTCGTTCGAACGGTCCGGGTCACGACGCGGAACGCGGGGGCCTACCGGCGGACGCTGTGGACGGTTCGCCGAACGGAGGGCGTCCCGCCCCGCGTGCGCGACTCGACGAAGTGCGCCGCCTGCGAGTATCGGACGACCTGCGGAACGAAGACGCGGTCGCTGAAGACGCTACTCGGGTTGTAA
- a CDS encoding glutaredoxin family protein → MTGDEPAITLYRLQACPFCERVVRVLDDLDLAYESRFVEPMHSDRNVVKRISGKRTVPAIVDDETGVTMSESANIVDYLENTYGDGSGADAAEGGAA, encoded by the coding sequence ATGACGGGCGACGAACCGGCGATTACGCTGTATCGACTGCAGGCGTGCCCCTTCTGCGAGCGGGTCGTCCGCGTGCTGGACGACCTCGACCTCGCCTACGAGTCGCGCTTCGTCGAACCGATGCACTCCGACCGGAACGTCGTCAAGCGCATCTCGGGCAAGCGGACCGTCCCGGCCATCGTCGACGACGAAACCGGCGTGACGATGTCCGAATCCGCCAACATCGTCGACTACCTCGAAAACACCTACGGCGACGGCTCCGGGGCCGACGCCGCCGAGGGGGGTGCGGCTTGA
- a CDS encoding inorganic phosphate transporter translates to MAAFGTLATLVVAALASLFMAWAIGAGSSGSTPFAPAVGANAISVMRAGFVVGLLGFAGAFLQGANVTQAVGNDLVVGDVLTASAATVALIVAAGLVALGVFAGYPIATAFTVTGAVVGVGLANGGAPAWDKYQQIVSLWVLTPFLGGGAAYGTARLLRNESVPERVAVPVLGGVVGAIVANIDFALLAGDGADAGSIAGYVARALPGIDAGGVLGVAAVTLGVALLSGGAVAREMHRDEAAGQRRFLLVLGGLVAFSAGGSQVGLAIGPLVPLLDAVTIPLPALLAGGGIGLLVGSWTGAPRMIKALAQDYSSLGPRRSIAAMIPSFAIAQVAVALGIPVSFNEIIVSAIVGSGFAAGGAGVSREKMVKTVLAWVGSLALAFGLSYGVFTALAVAFGL, encoded by the coding sequence GCGCTGGCCAGTCTGTTCATGGCGTGGGCCATCGGTGCGGGTTCTTCGGGCTCCACGCCGTTCGCCCCCGCCGTCGGCGCGAACGCCATCTCGGTCATGCGCGCGGGGTTCGTCGTCGGACTTCTCGGATTCGCCGGCGCCTTCCTGCAGGGCGCGAACGTCACGCAGGCCGTCGGCAACGACCTCGTCGTCGGCGACGTGCTGACTGCGAGCGCCGCCACCGTCGCGCTCATCGTCGCCGCCGGCCTCGTCGCCCTCGGCGTGTTCGCGGGCTACCCCATCGCCACCGCGTTCACCGTCACCGGCGCCGTCGTCGGCGTCGGCCTCGCCAACGGCGGCGCGCCCGCGTGGGACAAATACCAACAGATCGTCTCGCTGTGGGTTCTCACGCCGTTCCTCGGCGGCGGCGCGGCGTACGGTACCGCGCGCCTGCTCCGCAACGAATCCGTGCCCGAACGGGTCGCCGTCCCAGTGCTCGGGGGCGTCGTCGGCGCCATCGTCGCGAACATCGACTTCGCCCTCCTCGCGGGCGACGGCGCCGACGCCGGGTCGATTGCAGGGTACGTAGCCCGCGCCCTGCCGGGCATCGACGCGGGCGGAGTGCTCGGCGTCGCCGCCGTGACACTCGGCGTCGCTCTCCTCTCCGGCGGCGCCGTCGCCCGCGAGATGCACCGCGACGAGGCGGCCGGCCAGCGTCGGTTCCTGCTCGTGCTCGGCGGTCTCGTCGCCTTCTCGGCGGGCGGGAGCCAGGTCGGCCTCGCCATCGGCCCGCTCGTCCCCCTGCTCGACGCGGTGACCATCCCGCTCCCGGCGTTGCTCGCCGGCGGCGGTATCGGCCTCCTCGTCGGGTCGTGGACCGGCGCGCCGCGGATGATAAAGGCGCTCGCGCAGGACTACTCCTCGCTCGGGCCGCGGCGCTCCATCGCGGCGATGATTCCCTCGTTCGCCATCGCGCAGGTGGCCGTCGCGCTCGGCATCCCCGTGTCGTTCAACGAGATAATCGTCAGCGCCATCGTCGGCAGCGGGTTCGCCGCCGGCGGCGCGGGCGTCAGTCGCGAGAAGATGGTGAAGACCGTGCTCGCGTGGGTCGGGTCGCTCGCCCTCGCGTTCGGACTCTCCTACGGCGTGTTCACGGCGCTGGCCGTCGCGTTCGGGCTGTGA
- a CDS encoding hemolysin family protein — translation MSNAASSVAAGVLQMPTVPVDNTTITVGGAVAIVILIGLSAFFSSSEIAMFSLAKHRVDSLVERGVPGAKAVSDLKSDPHRLLITILVGNNIVNIAMSSISTAIVGIYYDAGLAVLISTFGITTLVLLFGESAPKSYAVENTESWSLRIARPLKYSEYVLFPLVVFFDYLTRVINKVTGGRSSIETSYITRDEIQDLIQTGEREGVIEEEEREMLDRIFRFNNTIAKEVMTPRLDMTAVSKDATLDEAIETCIQSDHERVPVYDGNLDNVIGIVNIRDLVREQFYGEGGGKLADIVQPTLHVPESKNVDELLAEIQDSRLQMVIVIDEFGTTEGLLTLEDMVEEIVGDILEDDEEEAFEFVNDRETLVRGEVNIDEVNEVLELDLPEGEEFETLAGFIFNRAGRLVEEGEEIAFEGITIRIEQVDNTRIMKARITVDESYDPQGEEESEAEEIETE, via the coding sequence ATGAGTAACGCGGCCTCCTCGGTCGCGGCCGGCGTCCTGCAGATGCCGACGGTCCCGGTGGACAACACCACTATCACCGTCGGCGGCGCCGTCGCCATCGTGATTCTCATCGGCCTGTCGGCGTTCTTCTCCTCCTCGGAGATAGCCATGTTCTCGCTGGCCAAGCACCGCGTCGACTCGCTGGTCGAGCGAGGCGTACCGGGGGCGAAGGCGGTGAGCGACCTCAAATCCGACCCGCACCGGCTGCTCATCACCATTCTCGTCGGGAACAACATCGTCAACATCGCGATGTCGTCAATCTCGACGGCCATCGTCGGTATCTACTACGACGCCGGCCTCGCGGTCCTCATCTCGACGTTCGGCATCACGACGCTCGTGTTGCTGTTCGGCGAGAGCGCGCCGAAGTCCTACGCCGTCGAGAACACCGAGTCGTGGTCGCTCCGCATCGCGCGCCCGCTGAAGTACTCCGAGTACGTGCTGTTCCCCTTGGTCGTCTTCTTCGACTACCTGACGCGCGTCATCAACAAGGTGACCGGCGGCCGGTCGTCCATCGAGACGTCCTACATCACGCGCGACGAGATTCAGGACCTCATCCAGACCGGCGAGCGCGAGGGCGTCATCGAGGAGGAGGAACGGGAGATGCTCGACCGCATCTTCCGCTTCAACAACACCATCGCCAAGGAGGTGATGACGCCGCGTCTCGACATGACCGCCGTCTCGAAGGACGCGACGCTCGACGAGGCCATCGAGACCTGTATCCAGTCGGACCACGAACGCGTCCCCGTCTACGACGGCAACCTCGACAACGTCATCGGCATCGTCAACATCCGGGACCTGGTCCGCGAGCAGTTCTACGGCGAGGGCGGCGGCAAACTCGCCGACATCGTCCAACCGACGCTGCACGTCCCCGAGTCGAAGAACGTCGACGAACTGCTGGCGGAGATACAGGACAGCCGCCTGCAGATGGTCATCGTCATCGACGAGTTCGGGACGACCGAGGGCCTCCTCACGCTGGAGGACATGGTCGAGGAAATCGTCGGAGACATCCTCGAAGACGACGAGGAGGAGGCCTTCGAGTTCGTCAACGACCGCGAAACGCTCGTCCGCGGCGAGGTGAACATCGACGAGGTGAACGAGGTCTTGGAACTCGACTTACCGGAAGGAGAGGAGTTCGAGACGCTCGCCGGCTTCATCTTCAACCGCGCCGGCCGCCTGGTCGAGGAGGGCGAGGAGATCGCGTTCGAGGGCATCACCATCCGCATCGAGCAGGTGGACAACACGCGCATCATGAAGGCGCGCATCACCGTCGACGAGTCCTACGACCCGCAGGGCGAAGAGGAGTCCGAGGCCGAGGAAATCGAGACGGAGTAG
- a CDS encoding L-threonylcarbamoyladenylate synthase: MSNLDDSIDAAAAAVRAGEAVVYPTETVYGLGADATDASAVERVFELKGRDRSKPLSVGVPDAAAAREYARPTPFETRFMERFLPGPVTVVVERGPDLSDVLTAGGDRVGVRVPDYDVTLDFYRRADRPVTATSANRSGAPSVRTPAELDPELRDRVGAVVDAGETPGGTESTVVDPGRNVIHRRGAMADEVASWLAEETGDPPSVDSE, encoded by the coding sequence ATGTCGAACCTCGATGACTCGATAGACGCGGCCGCGGCGGCCGTCCGCGCGGGCGAGGCCGTCGTCTATCCGACGGAGACGGTGTACGGCCTCGGCGCGGACGCGACGGACGCCAGCGCCGTCGAACGCGTGTTCGAACTGAAGGGGCGCGACCGTTCGAAGCCGCTCTCGGTCGGCGTCCCCGACGCGGCCGCCGCCCGCGAGTACGCCCGCCCGACGCCGTTCGAGACCCGGTTCATGGAGCGGTTCCTCCCCGGCCCCGTCACCGTCGTCGTCGAACGCGGCCCGGACCTCTCGGACGTACTCACCGCCGGCGGCGACCGCGTCGGCGTCCGCGTCCCCGACTACGACGTGACGCTCGACTTCTACCGGCGCGCCGACCGGCCCGTGACGGCGACCAGCGCGAACCGGAGCGGCGCTCCGAGCGTCCGGACGCCCGCCGAACTGGACCCGGAACTCCGCGACCGCGTCGGCGCCGTCGTCGACGCCGGCGAGACGCCCGGCGGCACCGAGAGCACCGTCGTCGACCCCGGACGGAACGTGATTCACCGCCGCGGCGCGATGGCCGACGAGGTGGCGTCGTGGCTCGCCGAGGAGACGGGCGACCCGCCGAGCGTCGACTCCGAGTGA
- a CDS encoding redoxin domain-containing protein: MVDFEVVDLPDSDHPDVGDTAPDFTRPLVGPEYWEDVALSDLAAEGPVLLVFHPMDGAFPSTYVWNNLRDEGVVDRVTTVGVSVSSPYEHKTLLDERDIEDSVRLYSDPAAGVAEGYGIENPLDGMTGITEHRPAVFLLDEERTVQYAWVASEWPDFPDYEDVAAAVEEHA; encoded by the coding sequence ATGGTCGACTTCGAAGTCGTCGACCTGCCCGACTCGGACCACCCCGACGTCGGCGACACCGCGCCCGACTTCACCCGGCCGCTCGTCGGCCCGGAGTACTGGGAGGACGTCGCCCTCTCGGACCTCGCCGCCGAGGGGCCGGTGCTGCTCGTCTTCCACCCGATGGACGGCGCGTTCCCCTCGACGTACGTTTGGAACAACCTCCGCGACGAGGGCGTCGTCGACCGGGTGACCACCGTCGGCGTCTCCGTCTCCTCGCCGTACGAGCACAAGACGCTCCTCGACGAACGCGACATCGAGGACTCGGTCCGCCTCTACTCGGACCCCGCCGCGGGCGTCGCCGAGGGGTACGGCATCGAGAACCCCCTCGACGGCATGACCGGCATCACCGAGCACCGCCCGGCCGTCTTCCTCCTCGACGAAGAGCGCACCGTGCAGTACGCCTGGGTCGCGAGCGAGTGGCCCGACTTCCCCGACTACGAGGACGTCGCGGCCGCCGTCGAAGAGCACGCGTAA
- a CDS encoding adaptin translates to MSRNPPDGDDAGLEAVDDSAENRPPDRTAGEERANGADGGPGGTVDPTAYVDRVVDTALSDPVTAGDAVGDLLAIVRDCGDDARRAAEEALDLIGLLRPVEFEVWADDVAAFAAADAESLSFVGMRALAQLAAVRPVAAKKGLDAAVRRLETPHVPTRRAALAVVGEVGEAFPESVARTDRQVTAAMRDGDATVRLAGVMAAGKLLGADPRRFPRTVTALPETLSDDDGDVRTYAYVSLVHFAREHPSQVPERRRAVERLAAVSDAELGVREGSTKEALTGLLAYEPGFDL, encoded by the coding sequence GTGTCACGAAACCCTCCAGACGGCGACGACGCCGGACTCGAAGCCGTCGACGACAGCGCGGAGAACCGGCCCCCGGACCGAACGGCGGGCGAAGAGCGAGCGAACGGAGCGGACGGCGGTCCGGGCGGGACCGTCGACCCGACGGCGTACGTCGACCGAGTCGTCGACACGGCGCTATCCGACCCGGTAACCGCGGGCGACGCCGTCGGGGACCTGCTGGCCATCGTCCGCGACTGCGGGGACGACGCCCGACGGGCCGCCGAAGAGGCGTTGGACCTCATCGGCCTCCTCCGTCCCGTCGAGTTCGAGGTGTGGGCCGACGACGTCGCCGCGTTTGCCGCCGCCGACGCTGAATCGCTCTCGTTCGTCGGCATGCGCGCCCTCGCGCAACTCGCCGCCGTCCGCCCCGTAGCAGCGAAAAAGGGTCTCGACGCCGCCGTTCGGCGACTGGAGACGCCGCACGTCCCGACCCGTCGGGCCGCCCTGGCCGTCGTGGGCGAAGTCGGCGAGGCGTTTCCCGAATCGGTCGCCCGGACCGACAGGCAGGTGACGGCGGCGATGCGCGACGGCGACGCGACGGTGCGACTCGCGGGCGTGATGGCGGCCGGGAAATTGCTGGGCGCCGACCCCCGGCGGTTCCCGCGGACGGTGACGGCGCTTCCCGAGACGCTGTCTGACGACGACGGGGACGTGCGGACGTACGCGTACGTCTCGCTCGTCCACTTCGCCCGCGAACACCCCTCGCAGGTGCCCGAGCGACGCCGCGCCGTCGAGCGACTGGCCGCCGTCTCCGACGCGGAACTGGGCGTGCGCGAGGGGTCGACGAAGGAGGCGCTGACGGGACTGCTCGCGTACGAACCCGGATTCGACCTCTGA